One region of Candidatus Sulfotelmatobacter sp. genomic DNA includes:
- a CDS encoding succinylglutamate desuccinylase/aspartoacylase family protein, whose amino-acid sequence MSAPGSNPGAAEPAKPSSAALPPRVVARRRAESAGPTLLVIAGIHGNEPAGVRAAHRVLARLDASAGVARGELVVLLGNRGAFARGVRFVQRDLNRQWTAERVERLREDSANPAVALGPEDREQLELIEAIDEAIAAARGPVYVVDLHTTSAEGIPFAMIGERLRLRSFALNFPLPTLLGLLGKIGGTLLEYLTARGCLAIGVEGGQHQAETSAAHHEAVLWIALAATGLVAEGFPPDLPAQRERLERAWRDLPRAIRVDHRHPIEPADQFAMQPGFVNLQRVRRGTLLACDARGEIRAKRDGVLVMPLYQKLGDDGFFLGREILQPLFRLGAWWGRFAAALLIAGLALTGAAGRSVASPRPAFCLAIFSCPAAAESALFFGPNVARVVADEHVKFNAFTAREVISQQSAHATTEFETVNVSVSFGEGAGWHWLAPDGSGIALAWTADSSHARVAVCEVRHGRPAGIAGVTDLGHHETLLVSISFEGNPCVGVLRVIPIELSEQQTIGAGAHYDPHAPNLVVGEAEPEIRGVLARALGK is encoded by the coding sequence GTGAGCGCGCCCGGATCGAACCCCGGCGCGGCGGAACCGGCCAAGCCGTCTTCCGCCGCGCTTCCTCCGCGCGTGGTGGCGAGGCGCCGCGCCGAATCCGCCGGCCCGACGCTGCTGGTGATCGCCGGCATCCACGGCAACGAACCGGCCGGCGTCAGGGCCGCGCATCGGGTGCTGGCGCGACTGGATGCGAGCGCCGGCGTCGCGCGCGGCGAGCTGGTGGTGCTGCTCGGCAACCGCGGGGCGTTCGCGCGCGGCGTGCGTTTCGTGCAGCGCGACCTCAATCGCCAGTGGACGGCCGAGCGCGTCGAGCGCCTGCGCGAGGACTCCGCGAATCCGGCGGTGGCGCTCGGCCCCGAGGATCGCGAGCAGCTCGAGCTGATCGAGGCGATCGACGAGGCGATCGCGGCGGCGCGCGGGCCCGTCTACGTGGTGGATCTGCACACCACCTCGGCCGAGGGCATTCCGTTCGCGATGATCGGCGAGCGGCTGCGGCTGCGGAGCTTCGCGCTGAACTTCCCGCTCCCGACGCTGCTCGGTCTGCTCGGCAAGATCGGTGGGACGTTGCTGGAATACCTGACCGCTCGCGGATGTCTGGCGATCGGCGTCGAGGGCGGCCAGCATCAGGCCGAGACTTCGGCCGCCCATCACGAGGCGGTGCTGTGGATCGCGCTGGCTGCCACCGGGCTGGTGGCCGAGGGCTTCCCGCCGGATCTGCCCGCGCAACGCGAGCGGCTGGAGCGCGCCTGGCGCGATCTGCCCCGCGCCATTCGGGTGGATCACCGCCACCCGATCGAGCCGGCCGACCAGTTCGCGATGCAGCCGGGATTCGTCAACCTGCAGCGCGTGCGGCGCGGTACACTGCTGGCATGCGATGCGCGCGGCGAGATCCGCGCGAAGCGGGATGGAGTGCTGGTGATGCCGCTCTATCAGAAGCTCGGCGACGATGGCTTCTTCCTCGGCCGCGAGATTCTGCAGCCGCTGTTCCGGCTCGGCGCGTGGTGGGGGCGATTCGCAGCCGCGCTGCTGATCGCGGGGCTCGCGCTGACCGGCGCGGCCGGTCGCAGCGTGGCGAGCCCTCGGCCGGCCTTCTGTCTGGCCATCTTTAGCTGTCCGGCCGCGGCCGAGAGCGCGCTGTTCTTCGGGCCCAACGTGGCGCGCGTGGTCGCCGACGAGCACGTGAAGTTCAACGCCTTCACGGCGCGAGAGGTGATCTCGCAGCAGAGTGCACACGCCACCACCGAATTCGAAACGGTGAACGTTTCGGTTTCATTCGGGGAGGGGGCGGGGTGGCATTGGCTGGCGCCCGACGGGAGCGGGATCGCGCTCGCCTGGACGGCCGACTCGAGCCACGCGCGGGTGGCGGTCTGCGAGGTGCGCCACGGGCGTCCGGCCGGGATCGCTGGCGTCACCGACCTCGGCCATCACGAGACCCTGCTCGTGAGCATCTCGTTCGAAGGCAACCCCTGCGTGGGCGTCCTGCGCGTGATCCCAATCGAGCTCAGCGAGCAGCAGACCATCGGCGCCGGCGCCCACTACGATCCTCACGCGCCGAATCTGGTGGTCGGTGAAGCCGAACCCGAGATCCGCGGCGTGCTCGCGCGCGCGCTGGGGAAGTAG
- a CDS encoding CPBP family intramembrane glutamic endopeptidase, protein MLTIFDHALALILAVLFPIRAGVMGFGRLKRAAPHDVPRVRMWVYRGAMITQWLLAAATVALWLFTGRAWRMLGVIPSFNGGLIGVLAGFAVVLVVVLRQQASGMRDEQAVATLRRRMEKLERMLPHTALELRWFYLLSLTAGICEEFLYRGYMIWYLQQLGLALIPAALVSSVIFGFGHLYQGPRGILLTSLVGGFLAAVYLLSRSLFPG, encoded by the coding sequence GTGCTCACGATCTTCGATCACGCGCTGGCGTTGATTCTGGCGGTGTTGTTTCCGATCCGCGCCGGCGTCATGGGCTTCGGCCGGTTGAAGCGCGCCGCACCCCACGACGTCCCGCGGGTGCGGATGTGGGTGTACCGCGGGGCCATGATCACCCAGTGGCTGCTCGCCGCCGCCACGGTCGCGCTGTGGCTCTTCACCGGCCGCGCCTGGCGGATGCTCGGCGTGATTCCCTCGTTCAACGGCGGGCTGATCGGCGTGCTGGCGGGGTTCGCCGTGGTGCTGGTGGTGGTGTTGCGCCAGCAGGCGAGCGGGATGCGCGACGAGCAGGCGGTCGCCACGCTGCGCCGGCGCATGGAGAAGCTCGAACGCATGCTGCCGCACACCGCGCTCGAGCTGCGCTGGTTCTATCTGCTCTCGCTCACCGCCGGAATCTGCGAAGAGTTTCTCTACCGCGGCTACATGATCTGGTACCTGCAGCAGCTCGGCCTCGCGTTGATTCCCGCGGCGCTGGTGTCGTCGGTGATCTTCGGCTTCGGTCATCTCTACCAGGGGCCGCGCGGCATCCTGCTCACTTCGCTGGTGGGCGGTTTCCTCGCCGCGGTCTACCTGCTGTCGCGCTCGCTGTTCCCCGGCA
- a CDS encoding alpha/beta hydrolase-fold protein, translating to MITAMLPAALRPLFAMGPPNPAAVEDFLARSRFPLVHGTSCTFVWHGEADAVSLKHWIFGLPQKQSFHRIEGADLWYLQLELPPQSRIEYKLEVVNGDEAVWIEDPLNPQRARDPYGANSVAYGEGYETPEWTQPNSESRPGTLEEVWRPSPALERDARLTVYLPARFRRTRKYPLLIVHDGHDFLEYASLRTVLDNLIHRLEIPEMVVALTDPGQRLLEYANFAPHARFIADELVPWLESRFPLTGRPADRCLMGASMGAVAALSTAVRYPDRFGRLLLESGSFAFTDIGESPRRGPIESVVGFVNAFRERPRKVAERAFVSCGRYESLIVENRSLVPTLQSAGMEVRYVEARDGHNWENWRDRLRDGLTWLYPGPMWMVYE from the coding sequence CGAGGACTTCCTGGCTCGCAGCCGGTTCCCGCTGGTCCACGGCACCAGCTGCACCTTCGTATGGCATGGCGAAGCCGACGCCGTGTCGCTCAAGCACTGGATCTTCGGCCTGCCGCAGAAGCAATCGTTCCACCGCATCGAGGGTGCCGATCTCTGGTACCTGCAGCTCGAGCTGCCGCCGCAGTCGCGCATCGAGTACAAGCTCGAAGTGGTGAACGGCGACGAGGCGGTGTGGATCGAGGATCCGCTCAATCCACAGCGCGCGCGCGATCCGTACGGCGCGAACTCGGTGGCATACGGCGAGGGTTACGAGACGCCCGAGTGGACGCAGCCCAACTCCGAGAGCCGCCCGGGCACGCTCGAGGAAGTGTGGCGGCCGAGCCCGGCGCTCGAGCGCGATGCGCGGCTCACCGTTTATCTGCCGGCTCGCTTTCGGCGAACGCGCAAGTATCCGCTGCTGATCGTTCACGATGGTCACGACTTTCTCGAGTACGCCTCGCTCCGCACCGTGCTCGACAATCTCATCCATCGACTCGAGATCCCCGAGATGGTGGTGGCGCTCACCGATCCCGGCCAGCGCCTGCTCGAGTACGCGAACTTCGCGCCGCACGCGCGGTTCATCGCCGACGAGCTGGTGCCGTGGCTCGAGTCACGCTTCCCGCTCACCGGCCGCCCTGCCGACCGCTGCCTGATGGGCGCGAGCATGGGCGCGGTCGCCGCGCTCTCCACCGCGGTCCGCTATCCCGACCGCTTCGGCCGCCTGCTGCTCGAGTCCGGCTCGTTCGCGTTCACCGACATCGGCGAATCGCCGCGACGCGGACCGATCGAGTCGGTGGTGGGGTTCGTCAATGCGTTCCGCGAACGCCCTCGCAAGGTGGCGGAGCGGGCGTTCGTGAGCTGCGGGCGGTACGAATCGCTGATCGTCGAGAACCGCTCGCTGGTGCCGACGCTGCAGTCGGCCGGCATGGAGGTGCGCTACGTCGAGGCGCGCGATGGCCACAACTGGGAGAACTGGCGCGATCGGTTGCGCGACGGGCTGACCTGGCTGTATCCCGGTCCGATGTGGATGGTGTATGAATAG
- a CDS encoding tetratricopeptide repeat protein, which yields MATNWLSNALSNASNDNPMSFLSDSTQQASLANTAMAAGTRYLQKQDFTSALNAFQQALAYQPDSTDALTLIAKTYTFMNRPDDAIKTYQRALRIDPTNSDARMQLASVYMKSQKYDDARKEFQKVIAAAPGNTDAVISLGFVDLNTGHLDDAQKEFEKAARMVPRDANARLGLGQTLAKQGDTSGAIDALKEATRLDRMNAQAFSELGLAYLKQGRTDLAEQQVSELQRINTPESAGLAQQIELTMLTPKFSYQDAAHSTFALTGGPGTTVASLDPSLATPGASKVFSVSFVFNQAMDMSSVGNPSNWSITRANGGPGGVYNNGVTLQPTQQVGILPMPIAVTYDPTTSRATLYFTVTQNAAGNAVIDPSHWVFQFNGTDSSGKPMDTSGDQFDGFAGWRF from the coding sequence ATGGCGACCAACTGGCTCTCGAACGCGCTGTCCAACGCTTCGAACGACAACCCGATGTCGTTCCTCTCCGACTCCACCCAGCAGGCCTCGCTGGCCAACACCGCGATGGCCGCCGGGACGCGCTATCTGCAGAAGCAGGATTTCACGAGCGCGCTCAACGCCTTCCAGCAGGCGCTCGCCTACCAGCCCGACTCGACCGACGCGCTCACGCTGATCGCCAAGACCTACACATTCATGAATCGTCCCGACGACGCGATCAAGACCTACCAGCGCGCGTTGCGCATCGATCCGACCAACTCCGACGCGCGCATGCAGCTCGCCAGCGTCTACATGAAGTCCCAGAAGTACGACGACGCCCGCAAGGAATTCCAGAAGGTGATCGCCGCGGCGCCCGGCAACACCGACGCGGTGATCTCGCTGGGCTTCGTGGACCTCAACACCGGACATCTCGACGACGCCCAGAAGGAGTTTGAGAAGGCGGCGCGCATGGTTCCGCGCGACGCCAACGCCCGCCTCGGCCTTGGACAGACGCTGGCCAAGCAGGGCGACACCAGCGGCGCCATTGACGCCCTGAAGGAGGCGACGCGGCTCGACCGCATGAATGCCCAGGCGTTCTCCGAGCTGGGCCTCGCCTACCTGAAGCAGGGCCGCACCGACCTGGCCGAGCAGCAGGTGAGCGAGCTCCAGCGCATCAACACCCCCGAGAGCGCCGGCCTTGCGCAGCAGATCGAGCTGACCATGCTCACGCCCAAGTTCTCGTACCAGGACGCCGCGCATTCGACGTTCGCGTTGACCGGCGGCCCCGGCACCACCGTGGCGAGCCTCGATCCGTCGCTCGCGACTCCCGGCGCCTCCAAGGTGTTCTCGGTGTCGTTCGTGTTCAACCAGGCGATGGACATGAGCAGCGTCGGCAACCCCTCGAACTGGTCGATCACGCGCGCCAACGGCGGCCCGGGCGGCGTCTACAACAATGGAGTGACGCTCCAGCCGACGCAGCAGGTCGGGATCCTGCCGATGCCGATCGCAGTCACCTACGATCCCACCACGTCGCGCGCGACCCTCTACTTCACCGTCACCCAGAACGCCGCCGGCAACGCGGTGATCGATCCCTCGCACTGGGTGTTCCAGTTCAACGGCACCGACTCGAGCGGCAAGCCGATGGATACGAGCGGCGACCAGTTCGACGGCTTCGCCGGCTGGAGGTTCTGA
- a CDS encoding alpha/beta hydrolase-fold protein yields MKLTAKWRSDRLGQDVRVVRWGEIGTPVLLFPTAGGDAEEVERFLVIDALGDLLKAGRIKVFSCDSVAGRAWVEGQGSDRHRSWVQNQFHEFVRYEMVPAIRNDCHSSDIGIIAAGASIGAFNALAVLCRFPDAFTKALCLSGTYDLTRFLKNGDISEDFYYSSPLHFLPGLSGPLLDAIRSRFVLLASGQGRAEDIGESWRAASVLGGKGIPNRVDAWGEEWHHDWPTWRRMLPQYLAEMA; encoded by the coding sequence GTGAAGCTCACCGCCAAATGGCGATCGGATCGGCTGGGGCAGGATGTCAGGGTGGTGCGCTGGGGAGAGATCGGAACTCCGGTTCTGCTGTTCCCCACCGCCGGCGGCGATGCCGAAGAAGTCGAGCGCTTCCTCGTGATCGATGCGCTCGGCGACCTGCTGAAGGCCGGCCGCATCAAGGTGTTCTCATGCGACAGCGTGGCCGGGCGCGCGTGGGTGGAAGGCCAGGGCAGCGACCGCCATCGCTCGTGGGTGCAGAACCAGTTCCACGAGTTCGTGCGCTACGAGATGGTGCCGGCGATCCGCAACGACTGCCATTCGTCGGACATCGGCATCATCGCCGCCGGCGCCTCGATCGGCGCGTTCAACGCGCTGGCGGTGCTGTGCCGGTTCCCGGACGCATTCACCAAGGCCCTGTGCCTGTCCGGCACCTACGATCTCACCCGCTTTCTCAAGAACGGCGACATTTCCGAAGACTTCTATTACTCGTCGCCGCTCCACTTCCTGCCCGGCCTCTCGGGCCCGCTGCTCGACGCGATCCGCTCGCGCTTCGTGCTGCTGGCCTCGGGACAGGGTCGGGCCGAGGACATCGGGGAGTCGTGGCGCGCCGCGAGCGTGCTGGGCGGCAAGGGGATTCCGAACCGGGTGGACGCCTGGGGCGAGGAATGGCATCACGATTGGCCCACCTGGCGTCGTATGCTTCCTCAGTACCTCGCCGAGATGGCCTGA
- a CDS encoding glutamate-cysteine ligase family protein: MGTQQITGFEGEQRRRFTRALLADLRALESMLASGAIEEGVQRIGAEQEMFLIDRSWHPASEALNAIERINDPHFTTELGLFQLEMNLDARRFTADCLSRTEEQMLELLAKALRALAERGHVMVLTGILPTLRKSDLGLENMVPLPRYQALNEAMTRMRGGEYEFFIKGLDELIVRHDSVMLEACNSSFQVHLQVGAKRFAPLYNLAQAIAAPLLACATNSPLLFGRRLWAETRIALFQQAVDTRRPLDDRQRSPRVTFGNEWVRTSVLELFKDNISRFRTLVGTELDEDPFEILRGGTAPQLKALRLHNGTVYRWNRACYGITNGKPHLRIENRVLPSGPTVVDEVANAALWLGLMSELGSQIEDVTRLMEFEHAQQNFVTAARQGLGATLVWFEGVEMPAAQLILERLLPAAAAGLDRVGIAATDRDRYLGVIEQRVRSGRTGSRWMLQSLAAMRDHGTPAERLNALTAAIVTRQTENRPVHEWELGTLHEGGGWRHNYLRIEQYMSTDLYTVHADDPLELAANLMEWHRIRHVPVEDQDHKLLGLVTYRQILRLLARGGLNHEGSPMSVGEIMKIDPIVVSPGMPTTRAIEIMREYGVGCLPVVKDGRLLGIVTENDFMQIAGQLLDEKLKS; this comes from the coding sequence ATGGGCACTCAGCAGATCACCGGGTTCGAGGGCGAGCAACGGAGGCGCTTCACCCGCGCCCTGCTCGCCGATCTTCGCGCGCTCGAGAGCATGCTGGCGAGCGGCGCGATCGAAGAGGGCGTGCAGCGAATCGGCGCCGAGCAGGAAATGTTCCTGATCGATCGTAGCTGGCATCCGGCGTCCGAGGCGCTCAACGCGATCGAACGTATCAACGACCCGCATTTCACCACCGAGCTCGGCCTGTTCCAGCTCGAGATGAATCTCGACGCACGCCGGTTCACCGCCGACTGCCTGTCGCGCACCGAAGAGCAGATGCTCGAGCTGCTGGCGAAGGCGCTGCGCGCGCTCGCCGAACGCGGCCACGTCATGGTGCTGACCGGCATTCTGCCGACGCTGCGCAAGTCGGATCTCGGACTGGAGAACATGGTGCCGCTGCCGCGCTACCAGGCGCTCAACGAGGCGATGACCCGGATGCGCGGCGGCGAATACGAGTTCTTCATCAAGGGGCTCGACGAGCTCATCGTGCGCCACGATTCGGTCATGCTCGAGGCCTGCAATTCGAGCTTCCAGGTGCATCTGCAGGTCGGGGCGAAGCGCTTTGCGCCGCTCTACAATCTGGCCCAGGCGATTGCCGCGCCGCTGCTGGCCTGCGCCACCAACTCGCCGCTGCTGTTCGGCCGGAGGCTGTGGGCGGAGACCCGCATCGCGCTGTTCCAGCAGGCCGTGGACACGCGGCGGCCGCTCGACGATCGGCAGCGCTCGCCGCGCGTCACCTTTGGCAACGAGTGGGTGCGTACCTCGGTGCTCGAGCTGTTCAAGGACAACATCTCGCGCTTCCGCACCCTGGTCGGAACCGAGCTGGATGAAGATCCGTTCGAAATATTGCGCGGCGGGACTGCGCCCCAGCTCAAGGCGCTGCGGCTGCACAACGGCACGGTCTATCGCTGGAACCGGGCCTGCTACGGCATCACCAACGGAAAGCCTCACCTGCGCATCGAGAATCGCGTGCTGCCGTCCGGGCCGACGGTGGTGGACGAGGTGGCAAACGCCGCCCTGTGGCTCGGTCTGATGAGCGAGCTCGGGAGCCAGATCGAAGACGTCACGCGCCTGATGGAATTCGAGCACGCGCAGCAGAACTTCGTGACGGCGGCGCGCCAGGGGCTGGGTGCCACGCTGGTGTGGTTCGAGGGCGTCGAGATGCCGGCCGCGCAGCTGATCCTCGAGCGCCTGCTGCCGGCCGCGGCGGCCGGGCTCGACCGCGTCGGGATCGCCGCGACCGATCGCGATCGCTACCTGGGCGTGATCGAGCAGCGCGTGCGCAGCGGTCGAACCGGCTCGCGCTGGATGCTGCAATCGCTCGCCGCCATGCGCGACCACGGCACGCCGGCCGAGCGTCTCAACGCGCTGACCGCGGCGATCGTCACGCGCCAGACCGAGAATCGTCCGGTGCACGAATGGGAGCTGGGCACGCTTCACGAAGGCGGCGGCTGGCGCCACAACTACCTGCGGATCGAACAGTATATGAGCACCGATCTCTACACGGTGCACGCCGACGATCCACTCGAACTCGCCGCGAACCTGATGGAGTGGCATCGCATCCGGCACGTGCCGGTGGAAGATCAGGATCACAAGCTGCTCGGGCTCGTCACCTACCGGCAGATCCTGCGCCTGCTGGCGCGGGGCGGGCTCAACCACGAGGGCAGCCCGATGTCGGTGGGCGAGATCATGAAGATCGACCCGATCGTGGTGAGCCCCGGCATGCCGACCACGCGCGCGATCGAGATCATGCGCGAATACGGCGTCGGCTGCCTGCCGGTGGTGAAGGATGGCCGGTTGCTCGGCATCGTGACCGAGAACGACTTCATGCAGATCGCCGGGCAGCTGCTCGACGAGAAGTTGAAATCGTGA